One Corythoichthys intestinalis isolate RoL2023-P3 chromosome 9, ASM3026506v1, whole genome shotgun sequence DNA window includes the following coding sequences:
- the LOC130921227 gene encoding urocortin-3-like, which translates to MRTVRLCLCLALLLPCGVHGQRSSPAFAEVNKDTSKGTMAIDTVNRGSVLNSLLQSEYMLPRPVRAPRLVVQVPKRAQPGSRFALSLDVPTSILSVLIDLAKNQDMKTKAAANAELMARIGKRK; encoded by the coding sequence ATGAGGACGGTTCGGTTGTGCTTGTGCCTGGCTCTGCTGCTGCCTTGCGGGGTCCACGGTCAAAGGAGCAGCCCTGCTTTTGCTGAAGTCAACAAAGACACAAGCAAGGGCACGATGGCCATCGACACAGTGAACCGAGGCAGTGTGTTGAACTCGTTACTACAATCTGAGTACATGCTTCCCCGTCCGGTGCGAGCCCCTCGTCTGGTGGTCCAGGTGCCCAAGAGAGCCCAGCCAGGGTCCCGCTTTGCTTTGTCCCTTGACGTCCCTACCAGCATTCTCAGTGTCCTCATAGACCTGGCCAAGAACCAGGACATGAAGACCAAGGCAGCAGCCAATGCAGAACTTATGGCGCGGATTGGCAAGCGGAAATAG
- the LOC130922268 gene encoding cytochrome b-c1 complex subunit 1, mitochondrial, whose product MAASVCRVGSTVGRVLAKTRSPLLLSLRRGQASVSYAQSLLGAPETRVTSLDNGLRVASEETGHATCTVGLWISAGSRYESEKNNGTGFFLEHLAFKGTKKHPQSALEQQVEAMGAHLSSYTSREHTAYYMKTLAKDLPKAVELLSEVVQNCSLSEAEIEQQRGVVLRELEEVGGNLQEVCLDLLHATAYQGTALGHSVLGPSNNARTITRQDLVEYINSHYKAPRMVLAAAGGVNHEELVSLAQSHFSGMSFEYEGDAVPVLSPCRFTGSEIRMRDDGLPLAHVAIAVECAAAASPDIVPLMVANAVIGSYDLTCGGGKNMSSRLARLAAEENLCHSFQAFYSPYSDTGLLGIHFVTDKHHIDDMMHWSQNAWMNLCTTVTESDVARGKNALKAGMVGQLNGTTPICDEIGRHMLYYGRRIPLAEWDARIDAVTPRMVRDICSKYIYDKCPAVAGVGPIEQLPDYNRMRSGMYWLRF is encoded by the exons CCCCTCTTGCTGTCTCTAAGGCGGGGACAGGCTTCAGTTAGCTATGCCCAAAGCCTGCTGGGAGCCCCTGAAACCCGTGTCACTTCCTTAGATAATGGATTGAGGGTCGCATCAGAAGAGACGGGACATGCTACATGCACG GTTGGACTATGGATCAGTGCTGGTAGTCGTTATGAGAGTGAAAAGAACAATGGAACAGGCTTTTTCCTGGAGCACTTGGCCTTCAAG GGAACCAAGAAGCACCCTCAGTCAGCATTAGAGCAGCAGGTGGAAGCTATGGGTGCTCATTTGAGTTCCTACACATCCCGCGAACACACCGCATACTACATGAAGACTTTGGCTAAAGATCTGCCTAAAG CTGTAGAGCTTCTATCGGAGGTGGTGCAGAACTGTTCACTGAGTGAGGCGGAGATTGAGCAGCAGCGGGGTGTAGTGCTACGCGAACTGGAAGAAGTCGGAGGCAACCTGCAGGAGGTTTGTCTTGACCTGCTGCATGCAACTGCCTACCAGGGCACTGCACTTGGCCACAGTGTGCTGGGACCATCCAACAATGCTAG aaccaTCACCCGCCAGGATCTAGTGGAATACATCAACAGCCATTATAAGGCTCCTCGCATGGTTCTGGCTGCAGCTGGAG GTGTGAACCATGAAGAGCTGGTTAGTTTGGCCCAGTCACATTTCAGCGGAATGTCCTTTGAATACGAGGGAGATGCTGTTCCTGTGTTGTCGCCCTGCAGGTTTACTGGAAGTGAG ATTCGCATGCGTGATGATGGTCTGCCACTAGCACACGTTGCCATCGCAGTGGAGtgtgctgctgctgctagccCGGACATTGTGCCTCTCATGGTGGCTAATGCTGTCATCGGAAGCTATGACCTCACTTGCGGTGGGGGAAAG AACATGAGCAGCCGTCTGGCCCGCCTGGCGGCAGAGGAAAACCTGTGTCACAGTTTCCAGGCGTTTTACTCACCTTACAGTGACACCGGCCTGCTGGGCATTCACTTTGTGACTGATAAGCATCACATTGACGACATGATGCACTGGTCCCAGAATGCCTG GATGAACTTGTGCACCACAGTCACCGAGAGTGATGTAGCCCGAGGCAAGAATGCTCTGAAAGCTGGAATGGTGGGACAGCTCAACG gaaCAACACCAATTTGTGACGAAATCGGCAGACACATGCTGTACTACGGACGTCGCATTCCTCTGGCCGAGTGGGATGCTCGCATCGAC GCTGTGACCCCCAGGATGGTGCGTGACATTTGCTCTAAATACATCTATGATAAGTGTCCAGCTGTGGCAGGTGTCG GCCCCATAGAGCAGCTGCCTGACTACAACAGAATGCGCAGTGGCATGTACTGGCTGAGGTTTTAA